The following proteins come from a genomic window of Gottfriedia acidiceleris:
- a CDS encoding MBL fold metallo-hydrolase yields the protein MKIAKDIETIELEMNFTGQVNIIHPTLLWDEQEVILVDTGIPGQSGEIREAIEKAGLAFNKLSKIILTHQDIDHIGSLAELLKTADQEIEVLAHKEDKPYIEGDKALMKVNPERIAKMIESVPEEIGKKIKAIYDTPLNAKVNTTLSDEEVLPYAGGITVIFTPGHTPGHICLYHQQSKTLIAGDAVVAADGLIMGPNPNATPDMETALLSIKQLTKYDIETIICYHGGVVNENVNEQLLALANNQ from the coding sequence ATGAAAATAGCTAAAGATATTGAAACAATCGAATTAGAAATGAACTTTACAGGACAGGTAAATATTATTCACCCAACGTTACTTTGGGATGAACAAGAAGTGATCTTAGTAGATACAGGAATACCAGGGCAATCTGGAGAAATTCGTGAAGCGATAGAAAAAGCGGGATTGGCATTTAACAAGCTGTCTAAAATTATTCTTACACATCAAGATATTGATCATATCGGGAGCCTTGCTGAGCTTTTAAAAACTGCTGATCAAGAAATTGAAGTACTAGCACATAAAGAAGACAAGCCATATATTGAAGGCGATAAAGCTTTAATGAAAGTAAATCCAGAACGAATTGCAAAAATGATTGAATCTGTTCCTGAAGAAATTGGAAAAAAAATAAAAGCAATCTATGATACACCACTAAATGCTAAAGTTAATACAACTTTATCTGACGAAGAAGTTTTACCGTATGCTGGTGGAATCACTGTGATCTTTACACCTGGCCATACTCCTGGTCACATTTGTTTATATCATCAACAAAGCAAAACATTAATCGCAGGTGATGCTGTTGTCGCGGCTGATGGCCTAATTATGGGGCCAAATCCAAATGCTACACCTGATATGGAAACGGCTCTTTTATCCATTAAACAATTAACAAAATATGATATTGAAACAATCATTTGTTACCATGGCGGAGTTGTAAATGAAAATGTAAATGAACAGCTTTTAGCATTGGCTAACAATCAATAA
- a CDS encoding TetR/AcrR family transcriptional regulator — translation MVQKRNLTKKKIIEVAFSLANEIGLNQVTFPKIAEKLDIKYPSLYNHFANMDDLKLKMTISLLNKLNSTLMQRLVGKSGEQAIREIAYVYRDFAFDNRTGYGLFMNIPSTENDDVKRLAKETTSIIHQILKFYITDPTLLIHQGRALRSILHGFVSMNFLGYFQHPVNVDDSFDVMIDDFISSVSKTEK, via the coding sequence ATGGTTCAAAAAAGAAATTTAACAAAAAAAAAAATTATTGAAGTGGCTTTTTCATTGGCTAATGAAATCGGACTGAATCAAGTTACTTTTCCAAAAATTGCAGAGAAGCTAGATATAAAATATCCATCTTTATATAACCATTTTGCAAATATGGACGATTTAAAATTGAAAATGACGATTTCACTTTTAAATAAATTAAATTCGACTTTAATGCAAAGATTAGTCGGAAAAAGTGGTGAACAAGCGATTAGAGAAATTGCTTATGTATACCGTGATTTTGCATTTGATAATAGAACTGGTTATGGACTTTTTATGAATATCCCGAGTACGGAAAATGATGATGTTAAACGACTTGCTAAGGAAACAACAAGTATTATTCATCAAATTCTAAAGTTTTATATTACAGACCCTACTTTATTAATTCATCAAGGTCGAGCATTAAGAAGCATTTTACACGGATTTGTCTCGATGAATTTCCTTGGATATTTCCAACATCCTGTAAATGTAGATGACAGCTTTGACGTTATGATTGATGACTTTATTTCTTCTGTTTCAAAAACGGAAAAGTAA
- a CDS encoding multidrug efflux MFS transporter — translation MLLWKRNLIVCWFGMFVTSIGLSQLGPVLPLYIDKLGVHNSALISQFSGIAFGVTFIISAIFSPIWGLAADKFGRKPMLLRASLGMSIIIFCMGFAHNVYVLIGLRLLQGVITGYGTACTTLIATQTDKEHAGSALGTLSTASIAGSLLGPMIGGYIGETIGLQNVFFVTGGLMMVAFVTTALFVKESFTRQDKKVLKFKEIWSIIPDKSLMITMFITFFVLTIALYSIEPVITVYISQLSANSTHVALLAGMAFSASGLASIIAAPRLGKISDRIGPHKVIFVALIVSGLMVIPQAFVKNAWELMGLRFILGLATAGLTPSVNTLVKRITPDAITGRVFGFNMSAGYLGVFVGSILGGQIGAYLGVQYVFFVTSALLLLNAILVYVKVNRKLNVKEDFKLSM, via the coding sequence ATGTTATTGTGGAAAAGAAATTTAATTGTTTGTTGGTTTGGAATGTTTGTAACGAGTATTGGATTGAGCCAACTTGGTCCGGTATTACCCCTATATATTGATAAACTTGGTGTTCATAATTCGGCATTAATTAGTCAATTTTCAGGGATTGCTTTTGGGGTAACTTTTATTATTTCAGCCATTTTTTCTCCTATTTGGGGTTTGGCAGCCGATAAGTTTGGACGAAAACCAATGCTGCTAAGAGCAAGTCTTGGTATGTCTATTATTATTTTTTGTATGGGTTTCGCACATAATGTTTATGTTTTAATTGGTTTAAGACTTTTACAAGGTGTCATTACAGGTTACGGAACAGCTTGTACAACTTTAATCGCAACACAAACAGATAAAGAGCATGCGGGATCAGCATTAGGTACTCTTTCAACTGCAAGTATAGCAGGTTCATTACTTGGTCCGATGATTGGAGGTTATATTGGAGAGACTATAGGCTTACAAAATGTGTTTTTTGTAACAGGTGGACTCATGATGGTTGCGTTTGTTACAACAGCATTATTTGTAAAAGAATCATTTACTCGTCAAGATAAAAAAGTGCTTAAGTTTAAGGAAATATGGAGTATTATTCCAGATAAGAGTTTAATGATCACAATGTTCATTACTTTTTTTGTTTTAACAATAGCGCTTTATTCGATTGAACCAGTAATTACTGTCTACATTTCTCAGCTATCTGCAAATTCTACACATGTAGCATTGTTAGCGGGTATGGCATTTTCAGCATCAGGCTTGGCAAGCATTATTGCTGCTCCGAGATTAGGTAAGATTTCAGATCGAATTGGTCCACATAAAGTTATATTCGTTGCACTGATTGTTTCAGGTCTGATGGTTATTCCCCAAGCATTTGTAAAAAACGCTTGGGAATTGATGGGACTACGATTTATTTTAGGTTTGGCAACGGCGGGCTTAACTCCGTCTGTTAATACATTAGTTAAACGAATTACACCTGATGCTATTACCGGTCGAGTATTTGGATTTAATATGTCAGCTGGATATTTAGGGGTATTTGTCGGTTCCATTTTAGGTGGGCAAATTGGAGCATATTTAGGTGTGCAATACGTATTTTTTGTTACAAGTGCATTATTGCTTCTTAATGCAATCTTGGTTTATGTTAAAGTTAATCGAAAATTAAATGTAAAGGAAGATTTTAAATTATCGATGTAA
- a CDS encoding AraC family transcriptional regulator, with product MDLLKNMNDALVYIEENLTSEIDYKELSRRAFCSEYHFKRMFSFLAGISLSEYIRRRRLTVAAFELKDHHKKIIDIALKYGYNSPDSFTRAFQNLHGITPSEARNNGNSLKAFPRMTFQLSIKGGNEMNYRIEEKEAFRIVGIKKRVPIIFNGVNPEIASMWKTLTMEKITKLKELSNIEPNGIISASTNFSEGRMEEKGELDHYIGVATTNNCPNEFIELEVPASTWAVFEAIGKFPDALQEVWGRIYSEWFPSSNYDQLEGPEILWNEQKDITSPTFKSEIWIPVAKK from the coding sequence ATGGATTTGTTAAAGAATATGAATGATGCTCTAGTATATATTGAAGAAAATCTGACAAGTGAGATTGACTATAAAGAGCTTTCTAGACGGGCTTTTTGTTCCGAGTATCACTTTAAAAGAATGTTTTCGTTTCTTGCTGGAATATCTCTTTCAGAGTATATCCGTCGTCGCCGTCTTACCGTTGCAGCATTTGAACTGAAAGATCATCACAAGAAAATAATTGATATTGCTTTAAAATACGGATACAATTCTCCGGATTCCTTTACGAGAGCCTTTCAAAACTTACATGGAATTACTCCGTCAGAAGCTAGAAATAACGGCAATTCGCTCAAAGCATTTCCACGAATGACCTTCCAATTATCAATTAAAGGGGGAAATGAAATGAATTATCGTATTGAAGAAAAAGAAGCATTTCGAATCGTAGGGATAAAAAAGAGAGTTCCGATTATTTTTAATGGAGTTAATCCGGAAATTGCATCCATGTGGAAAACTTTAACGATGGAAAAAATAACGAAACTAAAAGAACTCTCCAATATTGAACCGAATGGCATAATCAGTGCATCAACAAATTTTTCTGAAGGTAGAATGGAAGAAAAAGGAGAGCTTGATCATTATATTGGTGTTGCCACTACAAATAACTGTCCAAATGAGTTCATTGAACTTGAAGTTCCTGCATCTACATGGGCAGTATTCGAAGCAATTGGTAAATTTCCAGATGCATTGCAAGAAGTGTGGGGACGAATTTATTCAGAATGGTTTCCATCTTCTAATTACGATCAATTAGAAGGTCCAGAAATTTTATGGAATGAACAGAAAGACATCACATCACCAACTTTTAAGAGCGAAATATGGATACCAGTAGCTAAAAAATAA
- a CDS encoding GNAT family N-acetyltransferase, protein MKIVKQWVQEDSDFIRQKVIEFNAKKLTDERKAPSENISFVVRNDQEEIIGGITGRMYWHHLSIDFLWVSEEYRHEGFGSQLINQMEEFAVENGCRLIKVDTFSFQAPKFYKKHGFKVFGLIENHPKGYNQYYFEKRL, encoded by the coding sequence ATGAAAATAGTAAAACAATGGGTACAAGAGGATAGTGATTTTATTAGACAAAAAGTAATTGAATTTAATGCTAAAAAACTTACTGATGAGAGGAAAGCACCGTCTGAAAATATAAGCTTTGTCGTTAGAAATGATCAAGAGGAAATAATAGGTGGAATTACTGGAAGGATGTATTGGCACCATTTATCTATAGACTTCTTATGGGTGTCAGAGGAATATAGACATGAAGGGTTTGGTAGTCAGCTAATCAATCAAATGGAAGAATTTGCTGTCGAAAATGGATGTCGTCTTATTAAAGTAGATACTTTTAGTTTTCAAGCTCCAAAATTTTATAAGAAGCACGGCTTTAAAGTGTTTGGACTAATTGAGAATCATCCAAAAGGGTATAATCAATATTATTTTGAAAAAAGATTATAG
- a CDS encoding arylamine N-acetyltransferase family protein, with protein MSELNLLFRKRIGLHDNEEINFHNLNDVLEKTAKNIPFENLCIIRNKTNEINRENLISKLLVKNEGGLCYELNSLLYLFLLENGLNVRLARGVVYDNTAQRYPTFGRTHVTILLIQNEETYLIDTGFGANLPLKAVPLSGEMITSNNGEFRIKKEDTEFGDYVLMLKLKHKDPDWRIGYAFDSRDFISDVSEFNEIQTIIAEHEESPFNKNPLMTQLTNEGNKTLTNTSFTQWINGVVMKEDINEMRYKELAKQHFGL; from the coding sequence ATGAGCGAGCTTAATTTATTGTTTCGAAAAAGGATTGGATTACATGATAATGAAGAGATTAACTTTCATAATTTAAATGACGTTCTTGAAAAAACGGCTAAAAATATACCTTTTGAAAATCTTTGTATTATAAGAAATAAAACGAATGAGATCAACCGAGAAAATTTAATTAGTAAATTATTAGTAAAAAATGAAGGGGGTCTCTGTTATGAATTGAATTCATTACTTTATTTATTTCTTCTTGAAAATGGGTTAAACGTGAGGTTAGCAAGAGGAGTTGTTTATGACAATACAGCTCAAAGATATCCTACATTTGGAAGAACACATGTCACAATCCTATTAATTCAAAATGAAGAAACATACTTAATTGATACAGGATTTGGGGCGAATCTTCCTTTAAAAGCAGTTCCCTTATCCGGTGAGATGATTACGTCTAATAATGGTGAGTTTCGAATTAAAAAAGAAGACACAGAATTCGGGGATTATGTATTGATGTTAAAACTAAAACATAAAGATCCTGATTGGAGAATTGGATATGCATTTGATTCACGCGATTTCATATCGGATGTGTCCGAATTTAATGAGATTCAAACAATTATTGCTGAGCACGAGGAATCGCCATTTAATAAAAACCCTTTAATGACTCAACTGACAAATGAGGGGAATAAAACTTTAACGAATACATCTTTTACACAATGGATTAACGGTGTAGTTATGAAAGAGGATATTAATGAAATGAGATATAAGGAATTAGCAAAGCAACATTTTGGGCTCTAA
- a CDS encoding RrF2 family transcriptional regulator: protein MSSANRGVNIGPPRFKIAVHAIVWLANSGGMLSSAMIAEQVDSHATFMRRVMQSLSSAGIVESKGGREGGYILKKAMDSITLGEIYTAVNKGPIEQEMSVDCGEAEEQLDLELERILLEAERQALDYLKQFTIEDVMNRIDFFKD, encoded by the coding sequence ATGAGTAGTGCAAACAGAGGTGTCAATATTGGTCCACCTCGTTTTAAAATAGCAGTTCATGCAATAGTTTGGTTGGCAAATAGTGGTGGAATGTTATCAAGCGCAATGATTGCAGAGCAAGTGGATTCTCATGCGACATTCATGCGAAGAGTAATGCAATCTTTATCCTCAGCGGGTATTGTAGAATCCAAAGGTGGCCGTGAAGGTGGTTATATTTTAAAAAAGGCGATGGATTCAATTACCTTAGGTGAAATCTATACTGCTGTTAATAAGGGTCCCATAGAACAAGAAATGTCAGTTGACTGTGGTGAAGCTGAAGAACAGCTAGATTTAGAATTAGAAAGAATACTATTGGAAGCGGAACGCCAGGCTTTAGATTATTTAAAGCAATTTACAATTGAAGATGTTATGAATCGAATTGATTTTTTTAAGGATTAA
- a CDS encoding IS3 family transposase (programmed frameshift), protein MAKFTLDQKITVVNEYLEGKGSLRSIGKKYGIYHKHIQKWVALFNTHGLEGLNSRYTNYSGEFKMNVLTYMNETGSSVLETAAAFNIPAPSTIFKWQSILEEKGVDALYSKKRGRPIMKRETKKKQVVEGSQEALLAEIERLKMENAYFKKVECLSSRGEKITERQKAKVIYELRHEYKVIDLVKIAEIPRSTYYYWVNKIKTPDKYVEVKESIKQIFHEHLGRYGYRRITLELRNQGLLINHKTVRRLMLELGLKSLVRVKKYRSYRGNVGRIAPNLLNREFNASKPNEKWATDVTEFHLFGEKIYFSPILDLYNGEIVAYNFEKRPVFPLVTKMLDKAFKRLNDGDSPILHSDQGWHYQMKKYQHLLKENKIIQSMSRKGNCLDNAVMENFFGLLKSELFYLQEFKSIEDFILELENYIHYYNHKRIKTKLKGLSPVQYRVQSSLVA, encoded by the exons ATGGCTAAATTTACATTAGATCAAAAGATAACTGTTGTTAACGAGTACTTAGAAGGTAAAGGATCACTAAGAAGTATTGGAAAAAAATATGGTATTTACCATAAGCATATTCAAAAATGGGTAGCTCTCTTTAATACGCATGGATTGGAGGGATTAAATTCTAGATATACAAACTACTCTGGCGAGTTTAAAATGAACGTATTAACGTATATGAACGAAACAGGGTCGTCAGTCTTAGAAACAGCTGCTGCTTTTAATATCCCAGCACCATCAACCATCTTTAAATGGCAATCCATTTTAGAGGAGAAAGGTGTGGACGCCCTTTATTCAAAAAAACGGGGGCGTCCAATTATGAAAAGAGAAACTAAGAAAAAACAAGTTGTAGAAGGATCACAAGAGGCATTATTAGCTGAAATTGAACGATTGAAAATGGAAAATGCATATT TTAAAAAAGTTGAATGCCTTAGTTCAAGAGGAGAGAAAATTACAGAACGACAAAAAGCGAAAGTAATCTATGAATTAAGGCACGAATACAAGGTAATTGATTTAGTAAAAATAGCTGAGATTCCACGTAGTACCTATTATTACTGGGTAAATAAAATTAAAACTCCTGATAAGTATGTTGAAGTAAAGGAATCTATCAAACAAATTTTCCATGAACATCTTGGGAGATATGGGTACCGTCGAATTACTTTAGAATTGCGTAATCAAGGTCTTTTAATTAACCATAAGACAGTTCGTCGATTAATGCTTGAATTAGGATTAAAGAGCCTTGTAAGAGTTAAAAAGTACCGTTCTTATCGTGGAAACGTTGGTAGAATAGCTCCAAATCTACTTAATCGTGAGTTTAACGCATCAAAGCCTAATGAAAAGTGGGCTACTGATGTAACGGAATTTCATTTATTTGGTGAGAAGATATACTTTTCGCCTATCCTCGACCTATATAACGGTGAGATCGTGGCTTATAATTTTGAAAAACGTCCTGTATTTCCATTAGTAACAAAAATGTTAGATAAAGCTTTTAAACGCCTTAATGATGGTGACTCCCCTATCCTACATTCAGATCAAGGATGGCATTACCAAATGAAAAAATATCAGCATCTACTCAAAGAAAACAAAATTATCCAAAGTATGTCCCGAAAAGGTAACTGTTTAGATAATGCAGTTATGGAAAACTTCTTTGGTTTATTAAAGTCTGAATTATTTTATCTTCAGGAATTTAAGAGTATCGAAGATTTCATTTTAGAATTAGAAAATTATATCCACTACTACAATCACAAACGAATTAAGACAAAATTAAAAGGATTGAGCCCTGTACAATACAGGGTCCAATCCTCACTAGTAGCATAA
- a CDS encoding DUF3953 domain-containing protein: MLKSLGAILGISILPLIVVVLGIYGYKTNKMGLALHYMFLFLGLMFLKSGIREFRLNKKRSYIHFFVVLLSFVDFFFLTN, encoded by the coding sequence TTGTTAAAATCTTTAGGAGCAATTTTAGGAATAAGCATATTACCTTTAATCGTCGTAGTTTTAGGTATATACGGTTATAAAACTAATAAGATGGGATTAGCGCTACATTATATGTTCCTTTTCTTAGGATTAATGTTCTTGAAGTCAGGTATAAGAGAATTTCGATTAAACAAAAAAAGAAGCTATATTCATTTTTTTGTAGTTTTGTTGAGTTTCGTAGATTTCTTCTTCTTAACGAACTAA
- a CDS encoding NUDIX hydrolase, with protein MNYIAEMRKYIGNKTLLTVGCGIIIEDKEQILLQHRTDEDNWCIPGGIMEIGETFEETAKRESFEETGLTITDLELFGIYSGEKCFVQYPNGDQTFSVQIIFKSKHFTGELKQKGIESREHRFFRKTDLPANLNPRQKPFIMDWAEENRYPIIK; from the coding sequence ATGAATTACATAGCAGAAATGAGAAAATATATTGGTAACAAAACCTTATTAACTGTTGGTTGCGGGATTATTATTGAAGATAAAGAACAAATATTATTACAACACCGAACTGACGAAGATAATTGGTGTATTCCAGGTGGAATTATGGAAATTGGAGAAACCTTTGAAGAGACAGCGAAAAGGGAATCTTTTGAAGAAACAGGGCTAACGATAACTGATTTAGAGTTGTTTGGTATTTATTCAGGAGAAAAATGTTTTGTTCAATATCCTAATGGAGATCAGACTTTCAGTGTTCAAATAATTTTCAAATCTAAACATTTTACAGGGGAGTTAAAACAAAAAGGTATTGAAAGCAGAGAACATCGATTTTTTAGAAAGACAGACCTTCCTGCTAACTTAAATCCCCGTCAAAAACCATTTATAATGGATTGGGCAGAAGAAAATAGATATCCAATTATAAAATAA
- a CDS encoding NUDIX hydrolase — MGYIMDLRKVVGSRPLLMAGANVILLDSQKRVLLQLRKDNNTWGLPGGSLELGENLEEVAKRELKEETGLTALKLEFFNIFSGKEFYYKYPHGDEVYNVIATYICTEYSGVFEKEESEVQDLRFFSFNELPSEISPPELPIIISFKDALFN; from the coding sequence ATGGGATATATTATGGATTTAAGAAAAGTTGTAGGTAGTCGTCCACTATTAATGGCTGGTGCAAATGTTATACTATTAGATTCACAAAAAAGAGTGCTATTACAATTAAGGAAAGACAATAATACTTGGGGATTACCTGGTGGTTCATTAGAATTAGGAGAAAATTTAGAGGAAGTTGCTAAAAGAGAATTGAAGGAAGAGACTGGTTTAACAGCATTAAAGCTTGAGTTTTTTAACATTTTTTCTGGAAAAGAATTTTATTATAAATATCCTCACGGAGACGAAGTATATAATGTAATTGCTACTTATATATGTACTGAATACTCAGGTGTATTCGAAAAAGAAGAAAGCGAAGTGCAAGATTTACGCTTTTTTAGTTTTAATGAATTACCATCTGAAATTAGTCCACCTGAACTTCCAATCATAATATCATTTAAGGATGCTTTATTCAACTAA
- a CDS encoding LysE family translocator, whose amino-acid sequence MYGIIHFELFLITGILLNLIPGADTMYIVGRSISQGRKAGVFSVLGIISGSLIHTLLVAFGLSLILLKSVFLFNTIKIIGVIYLVYLGIRMLLDKSNAAFRAAEVDKLNIPKVYVQGILTSLTNPKVSLFFLSFLPQFIDTKASGPIPFLILGLTFTTTGLLWCLFVAYFSSYVTKKLRGNQKIGMVLNKVTGIIFIGLGIKLLQIKAPN is encoded by the coding sequence GTGTATGGTATTATTCATTTCGAACTATTTTTAATAACAGGAATTTTGCTTAATTTAATTCCAGGTGCAGATACGATGTATATCGTAGGTCGAAGTATTTCTCAAGGGAGAAAAGCTGGAGTATTTTCCGTTTTAGGAATCATTTCAGGCTCATTAATTCATACGCTTTTGGTTGCGTTTGGATTATCCCTTATTCTATTAAAATCTGTTTTCTTATTTAATACGATTAAGATTATAGGTGTTATCTATTTGGTATACTTAGGGATACGTATGCTACTAGATAAATCAAATGCTGCGTTTCGAGCAGCCGAAGTTGACAAATTAAATATCCCTAAAGTATATGTGCAAGGTATTTTAACGAGCTTAACAAATCCCAAAGTATCATTATTTTTTCTTTCGTTCCTTCCACAATTCATTGATACAAAGGCTTCTGGTCCGATTCCTTTTCTGATCTTAGGACTGACTTTTACAACAACTGGGTTGTTATGGTGTTTATTTGTTGCTTATTTTTCTTCTTATGTAACAAAGAAACTAAGAGGAAACCAGAAAATTGGAATGGTTTTAAACAAAGTAACTGGAATAATTTTTATTGGTTTGGGTATTAAGCTCCTTCAAATAAAAGCTCCTAACTAA